One genomic region from Alosa alosa isolate M-15738 ecotype Scorff River chromosome 12, AALO_Geno_1.1, whole genome shotgun sequence encodes:
- the stard7 gene encoding stAR-related lipid transfer protein 7, mitochondrial, whose protein sequence is MFPSMQRRPICEIGARAVRLQNLTRCIHEGPVNSKNNAKPGTAAWLGQRVGLVLAWLQRAAEGTAEASSRKKKEGMMSIFANHCSFVTGQRLRRAFQIGDLYSNLYSERTRWTLVGSIWRRLQSKSAPTRKLLAALAGVFMWEEEKIRDDELRRCAWELQALEAAKSQPSTPDKFAGQMEAGWEVVIEKKTFRVWRRPIEGSHLFEYRVFGTYNDITPRQFFNVQLDTEYRKNWDALVIKLEVVDRDANTGSEVVHWATHFPYPMYSRDYVYVRRYDVDVENNLMVLVSRAVEHPSLPETQDFVRVHAYRSRMVIRPHRSFDENGFDYLLTYSDDPQTVFPRYCVSWMVSSGMPDFLEKLHTAALQAKNLEVGIHDYAGVIKPPAPNQERVGGDNTHNLGGQGQIYA, encoded by the exons ATGTTTCCGTCCATGCAACGTCGCCCAATCTGCGAAATTGGTGCCCGCGCGGTCCGGCTACAGAATTTGACCAGATGTATACATGAGGGTCCAGTCAATAGCAAGAACAATGCCAAACCCGGAACTGCAGCATGGCTTGGTCAACGTGTGGGCCTGGTGCTCGCATGGCTCCAAAGAGCTGCAGAGGGTACAGCTGAGGCGAGCTCTAGGAAGAAAAAGGAAGGCATGATGTCAATTTTTGCCAATCACTGTAGTTTTGTCACGGGCCAGAGGCTTCGGCGCGCCTTTCAGATTGGAGACTTGTACTCCAACCTGTACTCTGAGCGCACCAGGTGGACGCTTGTGGGCAGCATATGGCGCCGCTTGCAGAGCAAAAGTGCTCCAACTAGGAAATTGCTCGCTGCTCTGGCGGGCGTCTTCATGTGGGAAGAGGAGAAGATTCGAGATGATGAGCTTCGGAG GTGTGCTTGGGAGCTCCAGGCGCTGGAAGCTGCCAAGAGCCAGCCTTCCACTCCAGACAAATTTGCTGGGCAGATGGAGGCTGGCTGGGAGGTTGTCATTGAGAAGAAGACCTTCAGAGTGTGGAGGAGACCCATTGAGGGCAGCCACCTGTTTGAGTACAGAG TATTTGGCACCTACAATGATATCACCCCTAGGCAGTTCTTCAATGTCCAG TTGGACACAGAGTACAGGAAGAACTGGGATGCATTGGTTATCAAACTGGAGGTGGTGGACAGGGATGCCAACACAGGCTCCGAGGTGGTGCATTGGGCAACACACTTTCCG TACCCTATGTATTCGAGGGACTATGTGTACGTTCGCCGCTACGACGTGGATGTGGAGAATAACCTGATGGTCCTAGTCTCAAG AGCTGTGGAGCATCCCAGCCTCCCCGAGACCCAAGACTTTGTCCGCGTGCATGCCTACCGATCCCGCATGGTGATCCGGCCCCATCGCTCCTTCGATGAG AATGGCTTTGATTATCTGCTCACCTACAGTGACGACCCCCAGACAGTGTTTCCCCGATACTGTGTGAGCTGGATGGTCTCCAGCG GCATGCCCGACTTCTTGGAGAAGCTCCACACTGCTGCCCTGCAGGCCAAGAATCTTGAAGTGGGCATACACGATTACGCTGGCGTCATCAAGCCGCCCGCACCCAACCAAGAGCGAGTGGgcggagacaacacacacaacctcgGAGGCCAAGGTCAGATCTATGCCTGA